From Trichomycterus rosablanca isolate fTriRos1 chromosome 18, fTriRos1.hap1, whole genome shotgun sequence, the proteins below share one genomic window:
- the si:ch73-52f15.5 gene encoding transcription cofactor vestigial-like protein 2 — protein sequence MMEGRSGMKCTTEAPHSVILTYYEGDINTVVDEHFFRALNKSSMPKDLSTKPRTTPPTQPGASSSFSWSPSGSSSMFSPRLTSHLGQSQCFSSEGAVRAPSVIRSNPETSAATWGFPKHYTAPLPTHPLQPELQMNKSRPDFYWH from the exons atgatggaGGGCAGGAGTGGGATGAAGTGCACCACAGAAGCTCCTCACAGCGTCATTCTGACTTATTATGAAGGAGATATTAACACGGTGGTGGATGAACATTTCTTCAGAGCTTTGAATAAGAGCAGCATGCCTAAAGACCTGAGCACCAAACCCCGAACCACACCACCCACTCAACCAG gtGCTTCGTCTTCATTCTCGTGGTCTCCATCTGGGTCCAGCAGCATGTTTTCTCCAAGGCTCACCAGC CATTTGGGACAGAGCCAGTGTTTCTCCAGTGAGGGAGCAGTTCGAGCACCATCAGTGATCAGAAGTAATCCTGAAACTTCTGCTGCTACCTGGGGTTTTCCTAAACACTACACAGCACCTTTACCAACACACCCTCTGCAGCCAG AGTTACAGATGAACAAAAGCAGACCAGATTTCTACTGGCACTGA